Proteins from a genomic interval of Watersipora subatra chromosome 10, tzWatSuba1.1, whole genome shotgun sequence:
- the LOC137406746 gene encoding piggyBac transposable element-derived protein 4-like: MPKASTVMSLRRYDQIKRYLHYCNEETSIQDRSHPEYDRLYKIRFLINHMKERFTAEYSPSQDLSVDECMIPFRGRWSEKCYDSSKPTKWGVKVWMACCASSEYALNLDVYSGKDRDFEDLTTVKNSAAVVLKLVQSYWGRGYHVVTDRYYTSPYLLHWLRELQMSGTGTCMTNRKEYPKQLIATKAEARRLEQGDSKWLQCAKTGIVATRWNDKKPIYFLSNYVRAELSEPPTVIRRNKKVEKLTVKATPSVIVYNQMMGGVDLNDKMARLDRSRKSYKWYTRIDRKCFHWSLYNAYVLYKHGQEKPMEFRDFVLQILTTWIGEKSFSRQSTRTNTPAATPNNPEIRLDMSKLHCPEWPTDGSKDHRCAVCQKKYLIESQQNPEKAYKDLQHKSVKSSIRCETCNVYLCIKRGSDCWKAYHTRVQYWK; the protein is encoded by the coding sequence ATGCCTAAAGCTTCAACTGTCATGTCATTACGACGGTATGACCAGATAAAACGTTACCTGCATTACTGTAATGAAGAGACGTCAATTCAGGATCGTAGCCATCCTGAATACGACAGACTTTACAAAATCAGGTTCCTCATCAACCACATGAAAGAGCGATTCACAGCAGAGTACTCTCCCTCCCAGGATCTGTCAGTAGACGAGTGCATGATTCCTTTTCGGGGTCGCTGGAGTGAGAAATGTTACGACTCCTCAAAGCCAACCAAATGGGGAGTGAAAGTCTGGATGGCGTGTTGTGCTTCCAGCGAATATGCGCTAAACCTAGATGTCTATTCTGGGAAGGACAGAGACTTTGAGGACTTGACCACAGTGAAAAACTCTGCCGCAGTAGTACTGAAACTAGTTCAAAGTTACTGGGGTCGAGGCTACCATGTAGTTACTGATCGCTACTACACGTCACCTTATCTTCTCCACTGGCTACGTGAGCTTCAGATGTCTGGTACTGGTACATGTATGACCAACCGAAAGGAGTACCCAAAACAGCTAATAGCCACCAAAGCGGAAGCTCGGAGGTTGGAGCAAGGGGATTCTAAGTGGCTCCAGTGTGCGAAAACAGGAATTGTAGCAACCCGCTGGAATGACAAGAAACCGATCTACTTCCTGTCAAACTATGTCAGAGCTGAGCTGTCTGAGCCACCAACTGTAATCCGTAGAAATAAGAAAGTTGAGAAGCTGACAGTGAAGGCCACACCATCCGTCATCGTATACAATCAGATGATGGGTGGTGTGGACCTCAATGATAAAATGGCAAGACTCGATCGCTCTCGAAAGTCATATAAGTGGTACACGCGAATCGACCGCAAATGCTTTCACTGGTCCCTGTACAACGCTTATGTACTCTATAAGCATGGCCAGGAAAAGCCGATGGAGTTCAGAGACTTTGTCCTGCAGATACTGACGACATGGATAGGTGAAAAGTCATTCTCTCGGCAGTCAACTAGGACAAACACACCAGCTGCCACTCCCAACAATCCGGAGATACGTCTAGACATGAGCAAACTACACTGTCCCGAGTGGCCTACTGATGGGTCAAAAGATCACCGCTGTGCAGTCTGCCAGAAAAAGTACCTGATAGAATCGCAGCAAAATCCAGAGAAGGCTTACAAAGACTTACAACACAAATCAGTCAAGAGTTCAATTCGGTGTGAAACCTGCAACGTGTACTTGTGCATCAAACGCGGTTCAGACTGCTGGAAAGCGTACCATACCAGAGTTCAGTATTGGAAGTGA